The Lolium perenne isolate Kyuss_39 chromosome 6, Kyuss_2.0, whole genome shotgun sequence genome segment gtagctatgtggttaatctctctcctatgtacttcaatacaatgatctcatgagctgccttacatgattgagattcatatgagctttgtatcactattaatctatgtgctactctagtgatgttattaaagtagtctattcctcctccatgatgtaatgttgacagtgtgtgcatcatgtagtacttggtataagctatgattgtgatctcttgtagattatgaagttaactattactatgatggtattgatgcaatctattcctcctttcatagtctgtcggtgacggtgtgcatgctatgttagtactcggtataattgcgttggtctatcatgcactctaaggttatttaaatatgaatatcgaatgttgtggagcttgttaactccggcattgaggtgctcttgtagccctacacaattagtggtgttcatcatccaacaagagagtgtagagtggttttattatgtgatcaatgttgagagtgtccactagtgaaagtatgatccctaggccttgtttccgaatagaaaagctacaccacaaagattcctatctcccacatcaactgcacgccagcaagtattttctggtgccgttgcaggggaggacaccgtttatttactgttccactgcatgtttactcgctgccatattttattcagattgctattaccactcatatacatccatattacttgcattttactatctcttcgccgaactagtgaacctatacatctgacaagtgtattaggtgtgttggggacacaagagacttcttgcattgtgatcgcagggttgcttgagagggatatctttgacctcttcctccctgagttcgataaaccttgggtgatccacttaagggaaaacttgctgctgttctacaaacctctgctcttggaggcccaacactgtctacaggaaaagaagcgtgagtagacatcaagctattttctggcgtcgttgccggggaccagaaaagcTTCcacacagggatttcctccctcatcaaccacgcgccagtcctggacaacatcaagtattttctggcgccgttgccggggaggaaaggtaaaaggcattcacactccggatctcggcaactaagctattttctgggtgagtgctcgaagctatttcctttagatcctgcaattgcatctttttgtttcttgttaaatactagtaaggcataatggaaagcaacatggagctttttaatctatttcctgagttaagacataaatggtgtgttgcaaaaattgaaaaacctatggaaccttatttgcatgctaatggcaatgttattagtatgaatactttgaacaccattgttgctaatgatatggaaaattctaagcttggggaagctggttttgatgagcatgatctttttagtcccccaagcatcgaggagaaaattttctttgatgatactttgcctcctatttatgatgattataatgatagtggtcttttggtgccgcctgttatggaggataaatttgattatgattacaatatgcctcctatatttgatgatgagaataataatgatagctactttgttgaatttgctcccactacaattaataagaatgactatgcttatgtggagagtaattattttatgcatgagactcatgataagaatgctttatgtgatagttatattgttgagtttgttcatgatgctactgaaagtgattataagagaggaaaatatggttgtataaattttcatgttactaaaacacctctctatatgcttaaaatcttgaagttgcgcttgtctagttttcctatgcttgttgcattatgcttcatgaatttgtttatttacaagattccttttcataggaagcatgttagacttaaatgtgttttgaatttgcttcttgatgctctcttttgcttcaactcttatttcttgggagtgcatcattaaaattactgagcccatcttaatggctataaagaaagcacttcttgggagataacccatgtttttttattttactacagcacttttgttttatatttgagtcttggaagttgttactactgtagcaacctctccttatctttatttattgcattgttgtgccaagtaatgactttgatagtaaggttgatactagatttggatttctgcgcagaaacagatttctgtctgtcacgaatttgggcagggttctatgtaggtaactcagaaaaatctgccaatttacgtgcgtgatcctcagatatgtacgcaactttaattcaatttgagcattttcatctgagcaagtctggtgcacctgtaaaattcttctttacggactgttctgttttgacagattctgccttttatttcgcattgcctattttgctatgttgaatggatttctttgttccattaactttcagaagctttgagcaatgtccagaagtattaagaatgattgtgtcacctctgaacatgtgaatttttgattatgcactaaccctctaatgagtttgttttgagtttggtgtggaggaagttttcaagggtcaatagaggaggatgatacaatatgatcaagaagagtgaaagctctaagcttggggatgccccggtggttcatccctgcatatttcaagaagactcaaacatctaagcttggggatgcccaaggcatctccttcttcatcgacaacattatcaggttcctctaatgaaactatatttttattcggtcacatcttatgtactttacttggagcgtctgtttgtttctatttttgtttttgtttgaataaatgcatgcttgtgtgggagagagacacgctccgctggttcatatgaacacatgtgttcttagcttttaatgttcatggcgaaggttgaaactgcttcgttaattgttatatggttggaaaaagaaaatgctacatgtggtaattggtatgatgtcttgaataatttgatacttgacaattgttgtgctcatatagatcatgtttaagctcttgcatcatatgctttgcacctattaatgaagaaatacatagagcttgctaaaatttggtttgcatgattggtctctctaaggtctagatattttctagtaaagtgtttgaacaacaaggaagacaatgtagagtcttataatgcttgcaatatgttcttatgtaagttttgttgtactagttcatacttgtgtttgcttcaaacaaccttgctagcctaagccttgtattgagagggattacttctcatgcatccaaaatccttgagccaaacactatgccacttgtgtccaccatacctacctactacatggtatttctccgccattccaaagtaaattgcttgagtgctacctttaaatttccatttctttgtctttgcaatatatagctcatgggacaaatagcctaaaaactattgtggtattgaatatgtacttatgtatcttatttcttataagttgcttgttgagcgataaccatgttcctggggatgccatcaacactttgttgaatatcatgtgagttgctatgcatgttcgtcttgtctgaagtaagggagagttatcatgagttgaatggtttgagcatgcatattgttagagaagaacattgtgccgctaactaaagccatgatccatggtggaagtttcagttttggacaacaatcctcaatctcttatgagaatattatttgttgctgaatgcttatgcattaaagaggagtccattatctgttgtctatgttgtcccggtatggatgtctaagttgagaataatcaaaagcgagaaatccaatgcgagctttctccttagatctttgtacatgcggcatagaggtacccctttgtgatacttggttaaaacatatgtattgcggtgataatccatgttaacccgagctaattaggacaaggtgcgggcactattggtatactatgcatgaggcttgcaacttgtaggatataatttacataatacatatgctttattactaccgttgacaaaattgttttttgttttcaaaacaaaagctctagcacaaatatagcaatcaatgcttccctctgcgaagggccattcttctactttcatgttgagtcagtttacctatttccttctgtcctggaagcaaacacttgtgttaactgtgcattgattcctacatacttgcttattgcacttgttatattactttgcattgacaactatccatgagatatgcatgttgaaagttgaaagcaaccgctgaaacttatatcttcctttgtgttgcctcaatgcctttactatgaatttattgctttatgagttaactgttatgcaagacttattgatgcttgtcttgaaagtaccattcatgaaaagtctttgctatatgattcagttgttttctcattatctttaccattgtcttgaatcgctgcattcatctcatatgctttacaatagtatgatcaagattatgttggtagcatgtcacttcagaaattatcttttatcgtttacctactcgaggacgagtaggaactaagcttggggatgctgatacgtctccaacgtatctataatttctgatgttccatgcttgttttatgataatacctacatgttttgttcacactttatgatgattttatgtgttttccggaactaaactattgacaagatgccgaagtgccagttcctgttttctgctgtttttggtttcagaaatcctagtaaggaaatattctcggaaatggacgaaatcaacgcccagcatcttataattccacgaagcttccagaacacccgagatggaccagaggagggccacagggccaccacacaggtggctgacgcggccaaggaggggggcgcgccgccctgttgtgtggcgcctccgtaacccttccgactccgcctcttcgcctataagaagccccctgacctaaatcttcgatacggaaaagccacggtacgagaaaccttccagagccgccgccatcgcgaagccaagatctgggggacaggagtctctgttccggcacgccgccgggacggggaagtgcccccggaaggcatctccatcgacaccaccgccatcttcatcaccgccgctgtctcccatgaggagggagtagttctccctcgaggctaagggctgtaccggtagctatgtggttaatctctctcctatgtacttcaatacaatgatctcatgagctgccttacatgattgagattcatatgagctttgtatcactattaatctatgtgctactctagtgatgttattaaagtagtctattcttcctccatgatgtaatgttgacagtgtgtgcatcatgtagtacttggtataagctatgattgtgatctcttgtagattatgaagttaactattactatgatggtattgatgcaatctattccccctttcatagtctgtcggtgacggtgtgcatgctatgttagtactcggtataattgcgttggtctatcatgcactctaaggttatttaaatatgaatatcgaatgttgtggagcttgttaactccggcattgatgtgctcttgtagccctacacaattagtggtgttcatcatccaacaagagagtgtagagtggttttattatgtgatcaatgttgagagtgtccactagtgaaagtatgatccctaggccttgtttccgaatagaaaagctacaccacaaagattcctatctcccacatcaATCGCACGCTTGacaagtattttctggtgccgttgcaggggaggacaccgtttatttactgttccactgcatgtttactcgctgccatattttattcagattgctattaccactcatatacatccatattacttgcattttactatctcttcgccgaactagtgaacctatacatctgacaagtgtattaggtgtgttggggacacaagagacttcttgcattgtgatcgcagggttgcttgagagggatatctttgacctcttcctccctgagttcgataaaccttgggtgatccacttaagggaaaacttgctgctattctacaaaactctgctcttggaggcccaatactgtctacaggaaaagaagcgtgagtagacatcaagctattttctggcgccgttgccggggaccagaaaagcTTCcacacagggatttcctccctcgtcaaccacgcgccagaaaatagctaccGGTGAAAAAGGAGCCGGGGTCCCCGCCGAGCCACCGCACGCGCGGCGGCGGCATCGTCTTCCGCGAACCATCGACGGCACAAGGACGGCGCCGCCCCAAGCGCGACCACGACACCTCCGGCGAGCGGAAGCGCAAATCGGCGAAGGTGAAGGTCGAGGAGGAAGAAACTGCCGAGGACGCCGCCATCCTCGAAGCCGTCAtcgcgaggtccctccaggacctcgtacccgccgacaacgccatgccgctcgaccaggcctgcgcctggtcgagggagcagtgggagaaggaggaaGCGGAGCGGCAGGCAAGGCACCTCCAGGACGCCGCTCGCTTCCGGCGGCTCgcgactcctccatccggcgccgtcgtccccgtcatcgacctcgaagcctccgacgacgaGCCGTACAAGCCATCGCCGTCCCCGCCTCGCACCGGCGGCCGGTGGGAGACGCAGCAGGCCAAGGCGGCGGCCGGGCGGCCGGCGCGCCACGGTTCGACGACGACAGCTCcgacgacgatggcggcgactacacggtgttctaccgccatttcggcatgtagagcgccgtgttttcatATTTAAAGttgtattcccctagccgaattcgaaatatagtcgaattcggtctctatgtacgaacttcgccctctatatagtaaatatcattgaatttagtctaaattcgaccgttttatgccgtagtttgtcaagtttccgtttttcaaatttagatcGCCGTCTTCGCCTGAGATCGCGGCTAGGAAACTACACCTCCCCACGCTAAATTTACGTCCAATCCAGACGTAAATTTTcccggatttcggcgtggggagggcaaacgagtggagatgctcttagggcacaaaccaaacataccctaaGATCCCCGCCATGTCCAAGTCCTGGGGCGGCCTCGGCGGCGCCGGTGCCTGGGCGCTGGACGCCGAGCGCGCCGAGGAGGAAGATCGGGAGACCGCCGCGGCCCCCGCCGCCAGTTTTCCCACTCTTGCCACTGCGGGGGCCGGCAAGTCGAAGAAGAAGATGGGCACCATACTGTTGCTCTCCGAAGTTTTGCCACGTACGGCCCCGGCGGTACCCCGGCGCGGCTGGCAGAGCCCAAGGGGCTCACCGCCGCGGACATGATGATGCTGCCCACCGGCCCGCGGTAGCGTGCCGAGGATGAGCTCGAACGGTCCCACCTCGGCGGTACCTCGGCGGTGGGTTCTGCTCCTACGGCTCCGGATTTGGCGGTGCAGGGTTCCCGGCGGCCAGGAGATCCTCCCAAGCGTGAACCCTCGGCCACCTCGATGTCACCCTGCGGAGGCAGGTCGTAGCCGGGAGCCAGCCGCGGCCATTTGGGGCTGCAAGGCCCTGGGAGGACGTACTGACTTGACTGGAGGAAGATGGGGACTGAGATTGATGAGAGATAACTATTTGTCCCAGAAGCTCACAGTTCAGCAGGCCAGGCAGTGCTTCACTGAAGCCAGGACCGAAGGTGAATCCATTTGGGAATGCAAAGCCAAGAGAGGTGATTCTGCAGGAGAAAGGGAGGGACTGGAGGAAGATTGACCTCGACCTGGAGCATCGTCGAATTGATAGGTACTATGCCGTATGCCCATATATGTATCCGCCTTCTGTACTTGTGTTCCACCTATCCACACTTAAGGCTCTGTTTGGTAGCAAAGTATTTTTGAAGTATTTGAGCAATACTACAGCTTGTCAAAATATCAGTTTCAAATAATTTGATGTCTTTGGCTGTAACTAAAGACTGAAAATGCCCCCTTTTATACACCTGCCGGTCCGGTTAACAAAGCCTGTAAACCAAGAGCGGAACGAAGAGCTAAAACGTCACCTTTACCCTTGTTAATCCTATTTCTTTCTTACTTGTAAACCAGACCGCGTCattccttttttctttctttggtAAGGAAGGGACGGCTATTCCCACAGGTTTATCTTGATAAAATGTGCAGCGGTATTATATACTTCATTGTCGCTGAAAATGTGCTATTTTTTAAGTATTGAAAAAACAGCTCTCAGACTCTTTATTCCAAAACTGAAGTATTGTTATGCCAGGCAGTTAAATACTATGATTTTGTAATACTTCAGTTTTAGAAGAACTTTGTTGCCAAACTAGCCCGCTCATTTGTCTGTCAATGCGCTTTGACTATGTTTTGCTAGTGGTGCTTAAATATAGGAATGATACATTTGCGGCTAAATAATTCAGCAGCCACTTTTCAGTAGTTCTAACCAAACAGGCTAGCTTACCATTACAGTTGTCTCTGAATAGCTGTTTCTGCTCCTCTTCTGTCCAAATGAGGAGATCGGACATGCTAGCTTAGTTGCTTAGACCTCGCTATTTCTAGTCAAGATTAGCTGACAATGATGGATATCAGCGAGCTACTGGAAGGAACTGTAAGAATTACACAATGAATAATGTCATTCACATCCACGGTTATAAAACTTTCTGTGTATGTTTTGAATGTATTGACACAAACTAGTTTCAATGGTAAAATGTTTTGGCCCCTATGGTAACTTCATCAGGTCAAGGGAGTGTATCAACAGAAAATCTGGATAAAAATTGATGGAGTTGAAACCATTTTGGTCGGACCTGAACATACATTTTTTTATTTGTCAGCAATTTGTTGGTAAGAATGTGAACATAAGAAAAGGCCGGTGAAATTTGAGTAATATTTTAGCAATATTGTTCTGATCGGCATTATGAAGCTAAGGACATGCCAAGCGAGGTTCATCAACCGCATCCCCATTCAGATTGCATCCTGATTCCCACTATTTCCTCTCCCCTCATCAGTGGTGGCTGGTTGGAGTCAAGTGGACGGGCGAGCCACCCCTTTTATACAATAGATTTTAGCTTTAGCGTTCCTTTTTGTTAGTTTTACCCCATATACTGGTGTCTTCCTGAAGTGGACTTGGCGCTTATCGCCCCCATCTCCGTCCACTGCCATAACGATACTGGCACGCCTACTGTATTTCCAACCCCACCTATGGAGGCCATGGAGTTCCCTCTCTATGCCTCTTCTCGTAGTAGTTAGTTAGTTCCATAATTTCAATCTTCAGATTCAAACAGCGGTACAGCTGGATGACTGGATTTACAAGGGCGGTCATTAGTCAGCTGTGACAGTGAGCAACATCTCCCACCATGATCCAGAGTCATTTGTATGGTGGCTTGCAAGTCAGGCGAGGGGCCTAACAAGCAATTATAAGACACTGTCATCTAAACAATTTCTCCAGTTCCTTCGGTTATCTTGTAATCACCAAAGATTCAGTTCCTTTGACAGCTCAGCTAAAATTTCCTCTAGTGTCCGTCACCAGCTCAGGAGGAGAAGCACATGGATGCTTCACATAGCATTGTTTCGACATGTTTTCATCTTTGCCTGTACTCGGTGCTCTGGCATCTTTATTTTCTCCTCATCTGAGGGAAACAATGTTCCCTATGGAGTGCTTGCACTGTCTCACCATGGTAATATAGGCCAGGGTTCCTTACCTTAGAGCCCATGGGCCATAATCACGCTAAATATCTTTACCTGTGTTTCTCACACTATTTTTCTTCTAACGAGTGCAAACTAAGTACTTGTTATATGTTCTAATAGCTTTTATGTGTGCTTATGCGTTGGATGGTTCAATGATGTTAATGGACTAAATCACCTTATTGGTTGCCAAGTTGACCTATACTACATCTTTGAATGGTTATCATCTCACCAGAAGCCTACTAGTATAAAGTCTAAGTCATGATTTTCTTGTTGTTTATCATCCCACCATTTTGGATAAAATCTTGCTGCCGATATGAAAGGTTTTTAATTAAATAAATGTGCACCACTCGCTTTGCTCCTAATATTTCGTCATGTAGGTTTGATCATCACTGCCACATATGTGGAACTGCTATGGATGACTCACGAAGTTATTAGTTATAGAGAAAATTAGCTCGGTAACTAGAAAACTATACCATTTGCTGTTTGCACAGGTTTTTCATGATATCTGATGACATCTGATGTTCATGGTTAGCAAATACTCCAACAGTTGATAGTTTTACTTTAGTAACAACGACAATATTTTGGTTACTTATTTGTGATACTGTTGTCGATACTAATCAGTCTACTCTTTGTCATGCATTTGTCTAGATAGTAAGATCGGCATTGAATCATTTATGCTCCTGCTGGCTCTTTTCTTCATATCTGTTGTCGAACAAGTTGCCCCCGTGTCATTTTCCTTGACCATCAGATTAAGATGTGGAAAGCCTTGAACAAATTTTGACACCTTTAGAATCAACAGTGCAGCACCTCATCTCGAGAGGTTTAATGAAGATAACAACATT includes the following:
- the LOC127310333 gene encoding uncharacterized protein, whose translation is MSKSWGGLGGAGAWALDAERAEEEDRETAAAPAASFPTLATAGAGKSKKKMGTILLLSEITICPRSSQFSRPGSASLKPGPKVNPFGNAKPREVILQEKGRDWRKIDLDLEHRRIDRYYAVCPYMYPPSVLVFHLSTLKALFGSKVFLKYLSNTTACQNISFFQTRDNEERVLEEEINLLKVDLKETEGNNNDELQKVYLRRYSRLKDLHLLSNFTSFG